In Janthinobacterium sp. B9-8, the genomic stretch TGGCCGCACAGTACGCCCCTCCCACACTCAACCATTTAAGGACGCAAGATGACCCAGCTCAGCATCTCCCCGCATGAAACACTGGCAGGTAAAAAAGGCATTATCATCGGCATCGCTAACCAGCATTCCATCGCCTACGGCTGCGCTAAAGCATTCCAACAAAGAGGAGCCGAGCTAGCCATCACCTATATCAACGAAAAAGGCCGCCCCTATGTAGAGCCACTGGCTACCGAGCTGGAAGCCTCGATTTTTCTGCCTATGGATGTGCTGCAAGCAGGGCAAATGGAAGCCGTATTTGAAGAAGTTCGCAAAAAATGGGGCCGCTTGGATTTTGCCATTCACTCGATTGCCTTTGCCCCTAAAGAAGCCCTGCATGGTCGTGTGGTTGATGTCACCGAAGAAGACTTCCATACGGCAATGAAAGTCTCCTGCTATTCCTTTATCGAAATGGCCCGCCTTGCCGAGCCGCTGATGGATAAAGGCGGCACGCTGTTTGCCATGAGCTATTACGGCGCAGAAAAAGTGATCAAAAATTACAATATCATGGGGCCGGTAAAAGCCGCGCTAGAGTCCGTCTGCCGCTATACCGCTGCCGAGCTAGGCCCTAAGGGAATTCGCGTGCATGCTATCTCGCCCGGCCCACTCAAAACCCGTGCTGCGTCAGGCATTGCAGAGTTTGATGAATTACTCGATAAAGCGGCCGCCGAAGCCCCCGCCCGCTCGCTCGTGAGCATCGAAGATGTAGGTGCCGCCTGCGCTGGCCTTGCATCAGACAGTGCGAGGCTAATTACCGGCGGCACTATTTATATTGATGGTGGTTTTCATATCATGGGCTGATGATCTGCGCCCTGTTCCACGTGAAACGGCTTTGCTGCAAAGACAGCAAAGCCGTTTTTGTTTAGCACAAGAGCACTATGGCGTGATTAGCGCCCCATTTCTTTCAAGTATTCATTGCGGGCCGCAACGGCAGTATCAGCAAAATCACTAAATACGCCATCAATCCCTAGGCGGAAAAACGCTTTGTATTCTGCTTTAGGATCATTTTTAAAATCAGCTGGAATACGGCGCTTTTCATTGCGGAAAGTATAAGCATGCACCATCAAACCTGCTTTATGCGCGTCGCTAATCAAGGTAGAAGGCGCAATGCTTGAGGCATCTGAGTAATCAACTTTGCCATCGCCGTTCACATCCATCACCTTGCCATCAGCAGCAAGCTGGCCTTTCACCGAAATAATATAAGGTTTCCAAGGGCCAATACCATCTGCATAGGTTTTGATTTCAGCAAGGCCTGCGGGTGTCAGCATATCGGTAAAAAACCGCTTATCACCCGAAGTATTCCAGTCAAATGGGCGATCATAAGGGTAGGCTAGTGTCACCTTGCCTGTTTTCAAATCAACATCATCACCATCCACCAGCTGAATTAGCTTGGTCTTTAAGCCCTTCTCTTTCATATATTTCAAGCTGCTTGGCTCAAAGCTTTGCACAAAAATCGGTGCAGTCTTGCTGTTCCAGCCTGCTTTATTAATCATTTCAATGACTTTATCTTCCAAAGCCAGCTTTATATTTCTATGATAAGTAGGATTTTTGGTTTCAGGATAAACCGCGATACTACGGCTGCTCGTCGATTTGAGCTTGGCTAAATCAATAATCTCTTGAAACGTTGGAATTGCATACAGCCCATTAAATTGCTGTGGACGTGCTGGATCCGTGGTGATTTTGGCGCGCAGCGTTTTGATCTCAGCCAAAGTAAAATCGCTGGCAAACCAACCATCAAACGCTTCGCCATCTACCTTATCTTTTCGCTTACGATTTGCAAATTCTGGGCGGCTATCCACGTCAGTGCTGCCGCTAAGCTCAGGATCATGACGTGAAATCAACACGCCATCTTTTGTCGAGATCAAATCAGGCTCAATCGCATCCGCGCCCATCTCAATGGCTTTCGCATAAGCCTCAAGCGTATGCTCAGGCAAAACACCTGAAGCCCCACGATGAGCCACAACTAAAGGCTGCTGGCCATCCAGTGTTAATAAAGCAGGCTTTACTGCCTCTGGTGTTGCATCATCACTACCACCACCACAAGCACTCAAAGCGAGAGCAATACTACAAGCGAGGATCGAAGGTTTTAACATGGCGTATTGATCTGCAAATAGATAAAACGCTCATTTTAGAAACAATTAATTGCATTATTAAGTCATAAAAATGACGTATAGATGAATTTTAAAAAGGATCTAATAAAGCAGCTATATTGCCTATGCCTGATGCTCAGAGCAGTAGCGGTCATCTGCAACAAAGCCAAGCTAGTATGGTCACTTTTCAACCCGTATTGTTTATAAAAGCAGGTGTTATGGCTGCAAATTTAGTCGGCAATTATGGCTCAGACCAAACAGGAATGATTTGTGGCTATTTATTTCTACCCGGCTTACCCGGCCAGCAAATTGAATCAGAACAAATCAAAGATTATCTAAAGACGGCAAATAGCGAAGCTTCAGAAGAATATTTATGGCTGCATTTTAACCTGACCAATATTGCGGCAGAAAAATGGCTTAAAGCCAATCTCTGCCTGTCCGAGCAATTCTTCGAAGCCTTACATGAAGGCACGCAATCAACCCGTATTGAATACGCCGATCACAGCCTGATTGGCGTAGTGAATGATGTTTTATTTGATTTTGCTTTCAACGCCTCAGATACCGCCACCCTCTGGATGAGTGCGGACCGGCATGTATTGATTACCGCACGCAGCAAGCCGTTACGCTCGATTGATAAGCTACGCGATCATGTGCGGGCAGGAGCACTCTTTCGCTCTCCCGTTGATTTGATGGTTAATCTCTTACGCGATCAGGCCGATGTCTTAATAAAGATCGTGCGGGAAGCGGCGGTAAAAGTAGATAAAGAAGAAGACCGGCTGCTCACCTATCGTCCCAATATCAAACTGGCAGATTTAGGCGTACTGCGACGCGTGCTAGTGCGTTTATGCCGCTTATTAGCCCCCGAGCCAGCCGCCCTGTTCAGGCTATTAAACAGGCCTCCCGAGTGGATCTCTCCATACGATGTACAAGATCTACGCCAATCTACTGAAGAGTTTTCAGCGGTTTTAAGTGATATCTCCGCTCTGGTAGAGCGCATCAAGCTATTACAAGAAGAAGTGGCTGCCAAAGTAAGCGAGCAAACCAACCGCAGCATTTATATTCTTACCGTAGTGACAGTGCTGGCACTGCCGGTCAATATTATTGCCGGTTTAATGGGTATGAACGTGGGAGGCATACCACTTGCCGAACACCCACATGGCTTCTGGATGATTGTTGCAGTCATCATGATTATTTTAATATTCGCCGCCACTTGGGCTTTTCGCAATAAAGACTAAAAATAATTACTCTAACCTAAAACCATAAACTCAGCCTTTTGCAGGCATCTTAGTTTATGCCAAGCTTTGTAAGCTTTTCTTATCAATGGCTTTTTTATCTTCTGTTTATGCATAAATTGGGCAATTAATTCAGCATCATGCAATTTACCAATCGCCGTTTGAGCTTGTTTAAGCGGTATTTGCAATTGATTTACCCTATTAGGCAACCACTTCGCGGCAAGCAGCGATAAATAACGCAGCCGCTTAATTGTCAGCCGCCGCTCATGCCATTGCTCTAACGATGGAGATTCATTCTTCGCGGCTTGATCCAGACAATTCTCATAGCCTTTCGCTTGTGATTTAATCCTCCGCTTCAAAAGCAAAGAGCCACAAACCTCAATTCTCAAACGGCATTGCTGCAGAGAAATATGAGCAAGTTGTGCAAAATCAGGCCCCGCTAAAGCGGCTGAAATCGCAGCCAGGCCTTCACGGTGTGTTACAGCTAATGCAGCTCTTTGCGATGCACTCATCTGCTCCCCCACCAAAGAGAGCAACACTTCGGCATCTCGGGTTGGCCCTGTAAATTGAGCCAAGGCCTTCCATGCGGCAAGAATTCTGCCATCCAGCCGCTTTGAGCGCTTCAGCACAATGGGCAGCAAAGAGCGCAAACTACGCAATGCCACACGAAAATCATGCAATGCCTCTGCATCCTGCCCATTCAGCAACCGCGTACGTGCAGCATCAAGCCGACTTAGCTGCACCGCAATAATCTGCAAAAACTCATTCTTTTTAGGCATAGCTATCCCAACACCCTATGAATATTGATCAGCAGTAGCATGAGCAAGAAAACCATCTTCAACCTTGCATTAGCCATAAAAAACCTGCCAATTAAACCCCTAGTTTACTTTCATAGCAAGAACTTGATCCTGAATACAATCCTCCTTAAGCGCAGCTTCGCAAGGAAACTAGGCAAACATCACTTCACATAGATCGGGTAGCAGTCTGCATGTGAGGTTTACCTCGTGTAGGTTGGGGTAGCAGCTTTATCGCTTAACCCAACACGCAAACCACGGGTGGTTCTTGCAACCACTTTTCTTCCGCGCAAAGCAAAACCCCCGCCTCTTTCGAGTACGGGGGTTCTGTTTACTGCATAAGGTGTCTGGCAATGACCTACTTTCACACAGGTAATCTGCACTATCATCGGCGCTAAGGTGTTTCACTGTCCTGTTCGGGATGGGAAGGAGTGGGACCACCTCGCTATGGTCGCCAGACTTTAACGGGTTAACACGTTGTGCTTATTGCTCCACAACGCATTCAGTTCAATAGAAGAAGTAATTCAATACTCAAACTTAACTCTTAATCTGGGTAGATTATACCGTCGCGCACACGCGTCTCAGGTTATAGGATCAAGCCTTACGGGCAATTAGTATCGGTTAGCTTAACACATTACTGCGCTTCCACACCCGACCTATCAACGTCCTGGTCTCGAACGACCCTTTAAAAGGCTTAAAGCCTTGGGGAAATCTCATCTTGAGGCGAGTTTCGCGCTTAGATGCTTTCAGCGCTTATCTCTTCCAGATTTAGCTACCCGGCGATGCCACTGGCGTGACAACCGGTACACCAGAGATCTGTCCACTCCGGTCCTCTCGTACTAGGAGCAGCCCCCCTCAAATTTCCAACGCCCACTGCAGATAGGGACCAAACTGTCTCACGACGTTTTGAACCCAGCTCACGTACCACTTTAAATGGCGAACAGCCATACCCTTGGGACCGGCTACAGCCCCAGGATGTGATGAGCCGACATCGAGGTGCCAAACTCCGCCGTCGATGTGAACTCTTGGGCGGAATCAGCCTGTTATCCCCGGAGTACCTTTTATCCGTTGAGCGATGGCCCTTCCATTCAGAACCACCGGATCACTATGTCCTGCTTTCGCACCTGCTCGACTTGTCTGTCTCGCAGTTAAGCCGCCTTATGCCATTACACTATCAGTACGATGTCCGACCGTACCTAGGCGACCTTCGAGCTCCTCCGTTACAATTTGGGAGGAGACCGCCCCAGTCAAACTGCCTACCATGCACGGTCCCCGATCCGGATAACGGACCAAGGTTAGAACCTCAAAGGGGTCAGGGTGGTATTTCAAGGACGACTCCACACAGACTAGCGTCCATGCTTCAATGTCTCCCACCTATCCTACACAAACCACTTCAAAGTCCAATGCAAAGCTACAGTAAAGGTTCACGGGGTCTTTCCGTCTAGCAGCGGGGAGATTGCATCTTCACAAACATTTCAACTTCGCTGAGTCTCAGGAGGAGACAGTAGGGCCATCGTTACGCCATTCGTGCGGGTCGGAACTTACCCGACAAGGAATTTCGCTACCTTAGGACCGTTATAGTTACGGCCGCCGTTTACTGGGACTTCAGTCAAGAGCTTGCACCCCATCATTTAATCTTCCAGCACCGGGCAGGCGTCACACCCTATACGTCGTCTTTCGACTTTGCAGAGTGCTGTGTTTTTGATAAACAGTCGCAGCCCCCATTTCTCTGCGACCCATTTCTGCTCCAGCCGCAAGGGCCTTCACATACTCTGGGCTCACCTTCTCCCGAAGTTACGGTGATAATTTGCCGAGTTCCTTCTCCTGAGTTCTCTCAAGCACCTTAGAATTCTCTTCCTACCCACCTGTGTCGGTTTGCGGTACGGTCAATATAAAGCTGAAGCTTAGAGGCTTTTCTTGGAAGCATAGGATCAATCACTTCAGTCCGAAGACTTCGTCGTCACGTCTCAGCGTTAAAGCAGCCCGGATTTGCCTAAGCCACACGCCTACTCGCTTAAACCACCTATTCCAACAGATGGCTGACCTACCTTTCTCCGTCCCCCATCGCACTTTACATCGGTACGGGAATATTAACCCGTTGTCCATCGACTACGCATTTCTGCCTCGCCTTAGGGGCCGACTCACCCTGCGCCGATGAACGTTGCGCAGGAAACCTTGGGTTTTCGGTGTGCGGGCTTTTCACCCGCATTATCGCTACTCATGTCAGCATTCGCACTTCCGATACCTCCAGCATCCTTCTCAAGACACCTTCGCAGGCCTACGGAACGCTCCTCTACCATATGCACATCG encodes the following:
- a CDS encoding CHAD domain-containing protein; its protein translation is MPKKNEFLQIIAVQLSRLDAARTRLLNGQDAEALHDFRVALRSLRSLLPIVLKRSKRLDGRILAAWKALAQFTGPTRDAEVLLSLVGEQMSASQRAALAVTHREGLAAISAALAGPDFAQLAHISLQQCRLRIEVCGSLLLKRRIKSQAKGYENCLDQAAKNESPSLEQWHERRLTIKRLRYLSLLAAKWLPNRVNQLQIPLKQAQTAIGKLHDAELIAQFMHKQKIKKPLIRKAYKAWHKLRCLQKAEFMVLG
- a CDS encoding transporter codes for the protein MAANLVGNYGSDQTGMICGYLFLPGLPGQQIESEQIKDYLKTANSEASEEYLWLHFNLTNIAAEKWLKANLCLSEQFFEALHEGTQSTRIEYADHSLIGVVNDVLFDFAFNASDTATLWMSADRHVLITARSKPLRSIDKLRDHVRAGALFRSPVDLMVNLLRDQADVLIKIVREAAVKVDKEEDRLLTYRPNIKLADLGVLRRVLVRLCRLLAPEPAALFRLLNRPPEWISPYDVQDLRQSTEEFSAVLSDISALVERIKLLQEEVAAKVSEQTNRSIYILTVVTVLALPVNIIAGLMGMNVGGIPLAEHPHGFWMIVAVIMIILIFAATWAFRNKD
- the fabI gene encoding enoyl-ACP reductase FabI; translated protein: MTQLSISPHETLAGKKGIIIGIANQHSIAYGCAKAFQQRGAELAITYINEKGRPYVEPLATELEASIFLPMDVLQAGQMEAVFEEVRKKWGRLDFAIHSIAFAPKEALHGRVVDVTEEDFHTAMKVSCYSFIEMARLAEPLMDKGGTLFAMSYYGAEKVIKNYNIMGPVKAALESVCRYTAAELGPKGIRVHAISPGPLKTRAASGIAEFDELLDKAAAEAPARSLVSIEDVGAACAGLASDSARLITGGTIYIDGGFHIMG
- a CDS encoding glycerophosphodiester phosphodiesterase, translating into MLKPSILACSIALALSACGGGSDDATPEAVKPALLTLDGQQPLVVAHRGASGVLPEHTLEAYAKAIEMGADAIEPDLISTKDGVLISRHDPELSGSTDVDSRPEFANRKRKDKVDGEAFDGWFASDFTLAEIKTLRAKITTDPARPQQFNGLYAIPTFQEIIDLAKLKSTSSRSIAVYPETKNPTYHRNIKLALEDKVIEMINKAGWNSKTAPIFVQSFEPSSLKYMKEKGLKTKLIQLVDGDDVDLKTGKVTLAYPYDRPFDWNTSGDKRFFTDMLTPAGLAEIKTYADGIGPWKPYIISVKGQLAADGKVMDVNGDGKVDYSDASSIAPSTLISDAHKAGLMVHAYTFRNEKRRIPADFKNDPKAEYKAFFRLGIDGVFSDFADTAVAARNEYLKEMGR